Proteins from one Amycolatopsis endophytica genomic window:
- a CDS encoding MFS transporter, producing the protein MTQPSTRGRTRAIASNLIGTVLEWYDFYIYGTATSLAFGALFFPTASALAGTLAAFATYAIGFVLRPVAGVVLARWGDTIGRKNVMVICLILMGVATGCIGLLPTYAQVGALAPILLVLLRLLQSIGAGAEYGTAVTMSAEYATPRQRGLLSSIPAFGVSLGILLGTGVFAALSGLPREAFLAWGWRVPFLVGFALVVVGLYVRLRVDESPEFTELRRSGTVTRSPIRELLTTHRGRVGLAALARSTDAVGGQIFNVFAISYCTSELDMPAAPALTGVLIANLVGLAVIPLAGRGADRWGRRPVFLTGLLLVAALGFPFFWLLQTRNPVLVVLALVLTYGIGVKIALSVSGAYLAEMFDPRVRNSGVNLARSASDPLAGFTPLIATALLAAAGSYWAVGVFVVGTALASAAAVFASPETRSADPAPERGEMSAASESH; encoded by the coding sequence GTGACCCAGCCGTCCACGCGCGGCCGCACCCGCGCGATCGCCTCGAATCTCATCGGCACCGTCCTGGAGTGGTACGACTTCTACATCTACGGCACCGCGACCTCGCTGGCGTTCGGTGCGCTGTTCTTTCCCACGGCGAGCGCGCTGGCCGGAACGCTCGCCGCGTTCGCCACCTACGCGATCGGCTTCGTCCTCCGTCCCGTCGCCGGTGTCGTGCTCGCGCGGTGGGGTGACACCATCGGGCGCAAGAACGTGATGGTGATCTGCCTGATCCTGATGGGCGTCGCCACCGGATGCATCGGCCTGCTTCCGACTTACGCCCAGGTGGGCGCGCTCGCGCCGATTCTGCTCGTCCTGCTGCGGCTGCTGCAGAGCATCGGCGCCGGAGCCGAGTACGGCACGGCCGTCACGATGAGCGCCGAATACGCGACACCGCGGCAACGTGGCCTGCTGTCCAGCATCCCGGCTTTCGGGGTGTCGCTGGGCATCCTGCTCGGCACCGGGGTGTTCGCCGCGCTGTCCGGTCTGCCGCGGGAGGCGTTCCTCGCCTGGGGCTGGCGCGTCCCGTTCCTGGTCGGGTTCGCGCTGGTGGTCGTCGGCCTCTACGTCCGGCTGCGGGTCGACGAGTCGCCCGAGTTCACCGAGCTTCGCAGGTCCGGAACGGTGACGCGCAGCCCGATCCGCGAGTTGCTCACCACGCACCGCGGGCGTGTCGGCCTCGCCGCGCTGGCGCGGTCCACCGACGCCGTCGGCGGACAGATCTTCAACGTGTTCGCGATCTCCTACTGCACGAGCGAACTGGACATGCCGGCCGCGCCTGCCCTGACCGGCGTGCTGATCGCGAACCTCGTCGGACTCGCGGTGATCCCGCTCGCCGGCCGGGGCGCCGACCGGTGGGGGCGCCGCCCCGTGTTCCTTACCGGCCTGCTGCTCGTCGCGGCGCTCGGGTTTCCCTTCTTCTGGCTGCTCCAGACCCGCAACCCGGTGCTCGTGGTACTGGCGCTGGTGCTGACCTACGGGATCGGCGTCAAGATCGCGCTCTCGGTGTCCGGGGCCTACCTGGCCGAGATGTTCGACCCGCGGGTACGCAACAGCGGCGTGAACCTGGCCCGCTCGGCCTCGGACCCGCTCGCCGGTTTCACCCCGCTGATCGCCACGGCCCTGCTCGCCGCGGCCGGCTCCTACTGGGCCGTTGGCGTGTTCGTCGTCGGCACGGCGCTCGCGTCCGCCGCCGCTGTCTTCGCCAGTCCGGAAACCCGGAGCGCCGACCCGGCGCCCGAGCGTGGTGAAATGTCGGCAGCATCGGAGAGCCACTGA
- a CDS encoding FAD-dependent oxidoreductase, with translation MRTERASLPQLSAKDTVHVPDAELPVRSSADVVVAGGGPAGFCAAIAAARAGAEVVLVERGPFLGGTATGAMVASFMGFYWRDVLVGGGIGKEITERLVAAGGATGFTPYVLAEAAETPLRVRTFPFDPEVLKLVLDDMAAEAGIEVRLHTQAVSPVTRDGAVHGLVTQGLYEPEAVSAPVVVDATGNAVVSRRCGCRTENSAHDRRERQPMTMMARLSSVDTQRFRALDRAEKRRLARLGVETGELAQQLLSVVSAPHGDDAFILMTRVTGLDGADSQDLSRAEIAGRAQVRSVLTFLRRTVPGFERAHLSALAPWIGVRETWRIVGDYLLTEADVLAGTQFPDAIAQAGGPLDVHDNASGLRLVEPPAPFSVPYRSLLPLEVDGLLVAGRCLSATGTAMGAARHMGTAMATGHAAGVAAALAADLGVLPRLVPADRIRTVLRGQGAIVDRPSAAAPLTEAAHR, from the coding sequence GTGCGCACAGAGCGCGCATCACTGCCCCAGCTTTCGGCGAAGGACACGGTGCACGTACCCGACGCGGAGCTTCCGGTGCGGAGCAGCGCCGACGTCGTGGTCGCCGGCGGCGGGCCCGCCGGGTTCTGTGCCGCGATCGCCGCGGCACGCGCCGGCGCCGAGGTGGTGCTCGTCGAACGCGGGCCGTTCCTCGGTGGCACCGCGACCGGTGCGATGGTCGCGAGTTTCATGGGCTTCTACTGGCGCGACGTGCTGGTCGGCGGCGGCATCGGCAAGGAGATCACCGAGCGGCTGGTCGCCGCGGGTGGCGCCACCGGCTTCACGCCCTACGTGCTGGCCGAGGCTGCGGAAACCCCGCTGCGGGTGCGCACCTTCCCCTTCGACCCGGAGGTGCTCAAGCTGGTCCTGGACGACATGGCGGCGGAAGCGGGAATCGAGGTGCGGCTGCACACCCAGGCCGTCAGCCCGGTCACCCGGGACGGCGCGGTGCACGGCCTGGTCACGCAAGGACTGTACGAACCCGAGGCGGTCAGCGCGCCGGTGGTCGTGGACGCGACGGGTAACGCCGTGGTGAGCCGCCGTTGCGGGTGCCGCACCGAGAACTCGGCACACGACCGGCGGGAACGCCAGCCCATGACCATGATGGCGCGACTGTCCAGTGTGGATACCCAGCGGTTCCGGGCGCTGGACAGGGCCGAGAAGCGGCGGCTGGCCAGGCTCGGGGTCGAGACCGGTGAACTGGCCCAGCAACTGCTCTCGGTGGTCAGTGCCCCGCACGGCGACGACGCGTTCATCCTGATGACCAGGGTCACCGGTCTCGACGGAGCGGACAGCCAGGACCTGAGCCGGGCCGAGATCGCCGGACGCGCACAGGTGCGATCCGTGCTCACCTTCCTCCGCCGCACCGTGCCCGGATTCGAACGCGCTCACCTCTCGGCGCTGGCGCCCTGGATCGGAGTGCGGGAGACGTGGCGGATCGTCGGCGACTACCTGCTCACCGAAGCGGACGTCCTGGCGGGGACGCAGTTCCCCGACGCCATCGCGCAGGCCGGCGGCCCGCTGGACGTGCACGACAACGCCAGCGGGCTCCGGCTCGTTGAACCGCCCGCTCCGTTCTCGGTGCCCTACCGCAGCCTCCTGCCGCTGGAGGTCGACGGTCTGCTCGTCGCGGGCCGCTGCCTGTCCGCGACCGGGACCGCGATGGGTGCGGCCCGGCACATGGGCACCGCCATGGCCACCGGCCACGCCGCCGGTGTCGCGGCCGCGCTCGCCGCGGATCTCGGAGTGCTCCCGCGCCTCGTACCCGCCGACCGCATCCGCACGGTGCTCAGGGGTCAGGGCGCCATCGTCGACCGGCCATCCGCCGCCGCGCCGCTCACCGAAGCGGCCCACCGCTGA
- a CDS encoding IclR family transcriptional regulator domain-containing protein, translating into MDEDRAEPEVLASVERGLAVLKAFQPGQAAMTLSEVAKASDLDRASARRFLHTLLARDYLRADGQQFRLHPSVLELGNAYLETLRLPRIALPHLRNLSARFNEPVSMAVLDGDQAVHVAHVPSKRLMAANATIGSTTPAHRTALGRALLAGKPDAWLDGYLAAGRAGTPDDQPDAGTLRADIARVRRSGWLTTGSEAGVRSIAAPVHDATCGTIAAIGISSHADRVPESTLVDTVRPALLEAVQQIQQAYPRGENDADRP; encoded by the coding sequence ATGGACGAGGACCGGGCGGAACCGGAAGTCCTCGCGTCGGTCGAACGCGGACTCGCCGTGCTCAAGGCGTTCCAGCCCGGACAGGCGGCGATGACACTCAGCGAGGTCGCCAAGGCCAGCGACCTCGACCGGGCCTCCGCGCGGCGGTTCCTCCACACCCTGCTCGCGCGCGACTACCTGCGGGCCGACGGTCAGCAGTTCCGGCTGCATCCGTCCGTGCTGGAACTGGGCAACGCCTACCTCGAAACGCTGCGGCTGCCGCGGATCGCACTGCCGCACCTGAGGAACCTGTCGGCGCGGTTCAACGAGCCGGTCTCCATGGCCGTGCTCGACGGGGACCAGGCCGTGCACGTCGCGCACGTGCCCAGCAAACGCCTGATGGCCGCCAACGCGACCATCGGGAGCACCACACCCGCCCACCGGACCGCCCTGGGACGAGCACTGCTGGCGGGCAAACCCGACGCGTGGCTGGATGGCTACCTGGCCGCGGGCCGGGCGGGCACACCGGATGATCAGCCGGACGCCGGGACACTCCGGGCGGACATCGCCAGGGTGCGGCGAAGCGGGTGGCTCACGACCGGCAGCGAGGCCGGCGTTCGCTCGATCGCGGCCCCGGTGCACGACGCGACATGCGGCACCATCGCCGCCATCGGTATCTCCAGCCACGCCGATCGCGTGCCCGAGTCCACGCTCGTCGACACCGTGCGGCCGGCCCTGCTCGAAGCCGTCCAGCAGATCCAGCAGGCTTACCCGCGAGGAGAAAACGATGCCGATCGTCCATGA
- a CDS encoding PucR family transcriptional regulator → MTTVDDRPGEPAAPGVAPLPAAAVEIPLPLLVGSRRGWFSVLAPASGLDRPLTGVTRWDPGLSPGRHQLVLVTAPRHTAPELAGALATAGRAGAAALVVREGCLPPEFDVTGAAARAGVPVLAANDQAGWAEIGTLVRSLLSGARFGAHGATPTAGGLYELAESAALALDGAVVVTDAALRVLAFGCRNVVDDLTSETILTRRVPEVLRKRLARVRGVARFDLPGAGTRWAAAIRVGKVVGGYVVFAPGPDTPGSAPRVLSDLAAAAAAWFIDEPAGRDDEDVVRAELLRGLLTGAGSLAALSERPGTPATPRWHLASLGAHAGAPAITPDVEGGLARCARMLNPGAATVVLGHLVFVLFPAGTGSDPAGFAERLRRRASTSTGVPMVACVSRPCGTGEEARAERRALVRAATVLAARPAPVTADLADLRPHVLMTELADLAVEHPGLLDGALDVLRRDGSPRGAEYLDTLRCYFDAGGDVTRAAAELRVHRNTFRYRLRRIETLCAIDLDDPVQRFTLELQTRLLALRGGW, encoded by the coding sequence ATGACCACCGTTGATGACCGGCCAGGAGAACCGGCCGCCCCCGGCGTGGCCCCGCTCCCGGCCGCGGCGGTGGAAATCCCGTTGCCGCTGCTCGTGGGCTCACGGCGTGGCTGGTTCAGCGTGCTGGCCCCGGCTTCGGGCCTGGACCGGCCGCTGACCGGGGTGACGAGGTGGGATCCGGGCCTCTCGCCGGGCCGCCATCAGCTGGTGCTGGTGACGGCACCCCGCCACACCGCGCCCGAGCTTGCCGGGGCGCTGGCGACGGCGGGCCGTGCGGGCGCTGCCGCGCTGGTCGTGCGCGAAGGCTGCCTGCCGCCGGAGTTCGACGTCACCGGGGCCGCCGCTCGGGCCGGTGTGCCGGTGCTCGCGGCGAACGACCAGGCCGGCTGGGCCGAGATCGGCACACTGGTGCGGTCGCTGCTGTCCGGAGCCCGGTTCGGGGCGCACGGCGCCACGCCCACCGCGGGTGGGCTCTACGAACTGGCCGAGAGCGCGGCTCTCGCGCTGGACGGCGCCGTCGTGGTCACCGACGCCGCCCTCCGCGTGCTCGCCTTCGGGTGCCGGAACGTGGTCGACGACCTCACCAGCGAGACGATCCTGACCCGGCGTGTCCCGGAGGTGTTGCGCAAGCGGCTCGCGCGGGTGCGCGGTGTCGCGCGCTTCGACCTCCCCGGTGCGGGAACCCGGTGGGCCGCGGCGATCCGCGTCGGCAAGGTGGTCGGCGGCTACGTGGTGTTCGCGCCCGGACCCGACACGCCCGGTTCCGCGCCGCGGGTGCTGAGCGATCTGGCGGCCGCCGCCGCGGCCTGGTTCATCGACGAGCCCGCCGGCCGCGATGACGAAGACGTCGTTCGCGCCGAGCTGTTGCGCGGCCTGCTGACCGGCGCGGGATCGTTGGCGGCACTGTCCGAGCGCCCCGGCACGCCCGCCACCCCGCGGTGGCACCTCGCGAGCCTCGGTGCCCACGCAGGCGCGCCCGCGATCACCCCGGACGTCGAAGGGGGGCTGGCGCGCTGCGCGCGCATGCTCAACCCGGGCGCGGCGACCGTGGTCCTGGGCCACCTGGTGTTCGTGTTGTTCCCCGCCGGGACCGGTTCGGATCCGGCGGGTTTCGCCGAGCGCCTGCGGCGGCGCGCCTCCACGAGCACCGGAGTGCCAATGGTGGCCTGCGTCAGCCGGCCGTGTGGCACCGGCGAAGAGGCCCGTGCCGAACGCCGGGCGCTCGTCCGCGCCGCCACGGTGCTGGCCGCGCGGCCCGCCCCGGTCACCGCCGATCTGGCCGATCTGCGCCCGCACGTCCTGATGACCGAACTGGCGGACCTGGCCGTCGAGCATCCCGGCCTGCTCGACGGCGCACTCGACGTGCTGCGCCGCGACGGGTCGCCCCGTGGCGCCGAATACCTCGACACGCTGCGGTGCTATTTCGACGCGGGCGGTGACGTCACCCGGGCCGCCGCGGAGCTCCGGGTGCACCGCAACACCTTCCGCTACCGGCTGCGGCGCATCGAAACGCTGTGCGCGATCGACCTCGACGACCCCGTCCAGCGCTTCACGCTGGAGCTGCAGACCCGTCTCCTCGCGCTCCGCGGCGGCTGGTGA
- a CDS encoding helix-turn-helix domain-containing protein, whose protein sequence is MTASATVTLGQLLDLGLLPHHEVLAGEAGLRRPVGSVVTGSTVGEISELAPRSVVVFGREQLTLDDLAADLAIRLAGGAGLSGIIAARTPRRIPLVTRRLADRLALPLIGVEDIAPARVITAFDPYVRAPEIAGLRVLADASRRFQRPPADADALTSQLAAMLTEPVALLDAESRFVAGDPALLRSGAGELGDPHPVARIVQAADGDVMLQPVQVDPAGPAVYWIAVRRPPSAAGVLLEPVRRAMAIAALSFAVRVAGEAIRIEREHRRRSLLLNEILEQPEEPGRRTVERAVALGWRLAGWHTAVQVQVAAAPATVRMSALGGELEEQLARHGLRATLVERAEGWVFWSTTEAEADAADPGPLTERLTRTLTAVEAEHPGLRLCAGVGRAHAGTAGIGRSADQARRAALLAHTAHRPAAVEHIEAGSTRRLIAGWYGSAPLRGAAADLLAPLTEADPSGELIRTLRCYLDCQSSPKAAGAVLGVHRNTVMQRMERIAELLPADLGDPDDRLAVHLATRAVDVDWHDPAG, encoded by the coding sequence GTGACGGCTTCCGCGACGGTCACCCTCGGCCAGCTCCTGGACCTCGGCCTGCTCCCGCACCACGAAGTGCTCGCCGGGGAGGCCGGACTGCGGCGGCCGGTCGGAAGCGTCGTCACCGGCTCCACGGTCGGCGAGATCTCCGAGCTCGCGCCGCGCAGTGTCGTGGTGTTCGGCCGGGAACAGCTCACCCTCGACGACCTCGCGGCGGATCTGGCGATCCGGCTGGCCGGCGGCGCGGGCCTGTCCGGGATCATCGCCGCGCGCACGCCCCGGCGGATCCCCCTGGTCACCCGCCGCCTCGCCGACCGGCTGGCGTTGCCGCTCATCGGGGTGGAGGACATCGCGCCCGCCCGCGTCATCACCGCGTTCGACCCCTACGTCCGCGCCCCCGAGATCGCGGGGCTGCGCGTGCTCGCCGATGCCTCCCGCCGGTTCCAGCGCCCGCCCGCCGACGCGGACGCGCTCACGTCGCAGCTCGCGGCGATGCTCACCGAACCGGTCGCCCTCCTCGACGCCGAATCCCGTTTCGTGGCAGGCGATCCCGCACTGCTGCGCTCCGGTGCCGGGGAGCTGGGCGATCCGCATCCGGTGGCCCGCATCGTCCAGGCCGCGGATGGTGACGTGATGCTGCAACCGGTCCAGGTCGACCCGGCGGGACCGGCGGTCTACTGGATCGCCGTGCGGCGGCCACCGTCCGCCGCGGGGGTCCTGCTCGAACCGGTCCGCCGCGCGATGGCGATCGCGGCCCTGTCCTTCGCGGTCCGCGTCGCGGGGGAGGCCATCCGGATCGAACGGGAACACCGGCGGCGGTCGCTCCTGCTCAACGAAATCCTCGAACAGCCGGAAGAACCGGGACGGCGCACGGTCGAGCGGGCCGTCGCGCTGGGCTGGCGCCTCGCCGGCTGGCACACCGCGGTGCAGGTCCAGGTCGCGGCCGCGCCCGCCACCGTCCGGATGTCCGCACTGGGCGGGGAACTGGAAGAACAACTCGCCCGGCACGGTCTGCGCGCGACGCTCGTGGAACGCGCCGAAGGCTGGGTGTTCTGGTCGACCACCGAGGCGGAAGCCGACGCGGCGGATCCCGGTCCGTTGACGGAGCGGCTCACCAGGACGCTGACCGCCGTCGAAGCGGAGCACCCGGGACTGCGCCTGTGCGCCGGCGTGGGCCGTGCCCACGCGGGCACGGCGGGCATCGGCCGCTCCGCCGACCAGGCCCGCCGGGCAGCCCTGCTCGCCCACACCGCGCACCGTCCCGCGGCCGTCGAGCACATCGAGGCGGGCAGCACCCGGAGGCTGATCGCGGGCTGGTACGGATCGGCTCCCCTGCGTGGCGCCGCGGCGGATCTGCTCGCTCCGCTCACCGAAGCCGACCCGTCCGGAGAACTGATCCGCACCCTGCGGTGTTACCTGGACTGCCAGTCCTCGCCGAAAGCGGCCGGCGCCGTACTCGGAGTTCACCGCAACACGGTCATGCAGCGCATGGAGCGGATCGCCGAACTGCTGCCGGCCGACCTCGGTGACCCCGACGACCGCCTGGCCGTGCACCTGGCCACGCGCGCCGTCGACGTCGACTGGCACGACCCCGCCGGCTGA
- a CDS encoding hydantoinase/oxoprolinase N-terminal domain-containing protein — MDAVSARAVVLDERNRIVASHRGRPGDSPARLLGALIAGGTGAAVIDRVVAILPEPTVTDVITGSRVGVLRIGAPAETALPPLAAWPACLSAALAGPVATVGGGHEYDGRVLAPLDLAAVARFARRSAGAVGAVAVAGIHGLENPEHEQRAAAVIADELGPDTPVIQGSATEALGLLEREHTAVLDAALARAARARIDELDTAMRAHNPEAELYIVRGDGTVLPALDGPRHATASTGAARAALIHGAARLAGLTSATVVEMTADHAIVGTTHAGLLPESGLRREIAGVRTGLRAPSLAAVARDEAFTSRLLATLARARHGFDEIPVVIIGDRADVLPDPPRVPVIRPSDGDLAAAVGAASAEAAGSIDRIFWQGTGGRADSVARARRLARDAAVRAGADPRVLRETPVQEALMTYVPVPAARLRVTAVGPLLEPVSP; from the coding sequence GTGGACGCCGTCAGCGCCCGTGCGGTGGTCCTGGACGAGCGGAACCGGATCGTGGCCTCGCACCGCGGCCGTCCCGGCGACTCCCCGGCACGGCTCCTCGGCGCGCTGATCGCCGGCGGGACCGGCGCCGCAGTGATCGACCGGGTCGTGGCCATCCTGCCCGAGCCGACGGTCACCGACGTGATCACCGGGTCCCGCGTCGGGGTGCTGCGCATCGGTGCCCCGGCCGAAACCGCGCTGCCGCCGCTCGCGGCGTGGCCCGCGTGCCTCTCCGCGGCGCTCGCGGGACCGGTGGCCACGGTGGGTGGCGGGCACGAGTACGACGGGCGGGTCCTGGCGCCCCTGGACCTCGCGGCCGTGGCCCGGTTCGCCCGGAGAAGCGCCGGTGCCGTCGGTGCCGTCGCCGTGGCCGGGATCCACGGACTGGAGAACCCCGAGCACGAACAGCGCGCCGCGGCCGTGATCGCCGACGAGCTCGGGCCGGACACGCCGGTGATCCAGGGGAGTGCCACGGAGGCGCTCGGCCTCCTGGAGCGGGAGCACACGGCCGTGCTCGACGCCGCGCTCGCCCGCGCCGCGCGTGCCCGGATCGACGAACTGGACACGGCGATGCGCGCGCACAACCCGGAGGCGGAGCTGTACATCGTCCGCGGTGACGGAACAGTTCTGCCCGCGCTCGACGGGCCGCGCCACGCCACCGCGTCCACCGGAGCGGCGCGCGCGGCACTGATCCACGGCGCGGCCAGGCTGGCCGGCCTGACTTCGGCGACGGTGGTCGAGATGACCGCCGACCACGCGATCGTGGGCACCACGCACGCCGGGCTGCTCCCGGAATCGGGGCTGCGCCGCGAGATCGCCGGTGTCCGGACCGGCCTGCGCGCACCATCGCTGGCCGCGGTGGCCCGTGACGAGGCGTTCACGTCCCGGCTGCTCGCGACGCTGGCCCGTGCCCGGCACGGGTTCGACGAGATACCGGTCGTGATCATCGGCGATCGGGCGGACGTCCTGCCCGATCCGCCGCGCGTCCCGGTGATCCGGCCGTCCGACGGCGATCTCGCGGCCGCGGTGGGTGCGGCGAGCGCCGAGGCGGCCGGCTCGATCGACCGGATCTTCTGGCAGGGCACCGGTGGACGGGCCGACTCGGTGGCCCGGGCCCGGCGGCTGGCCAGGGACGCCGCCGTCCGGGCAGGCGCCGATCCCCGCGTGCTGCGGGAAACGCCGGTGCAGGAGGCACTGATGACCTACGTCCCGGTCCCCGCCGCGCGCCTGCGGGTGACCGCCGTGGGCCCGCTCCTGGAGCCGGTGTCACCGTGA
- a CDS encoding DUF917 domain-containing protein: MDQVAEAAIDDVMRGAVHFGSGGGGDPYLGRQLLTAAVRRHGPVPLARPDELAPDTLVLPVVSGGTPHALLEKAHDAAEAETLLAAVEARAGRKCGAVLPVQLGSINVALPLVVAAELGLPCLDADLMRRTLPSIDLTLPRLAGHPVPPITVVGGAGVVAEFSSGAGTVLGELVRAVMPALGLVALISAYRLTAGDCTRLGVAGSVSECGRIGSALADVRPARPDGHEPYLRACGGRLACTGTVAEVVQHSADGWPRGVVSVQTPGGLVRIDFQNENLVLSQEGTVLTTVPDLIGVADAETGDLVQTVDLAVGQDVHVITSPVDDRWHTPEGLAMVGPHAFGYAVDPVGFDGASPAAGTR; the protein is encoded by the coding sequence ATGGATCAGGTTGCCGAAGCGGCGATCGACGACGTGATGCGCGGGGCCGTGCACTTCGGCAGCGGCGGCGGTGGCGATCCGTACCTGGGCCGGCAGCTCCTGACCGCGGCCGTCCGGCGGCACGGGCCGGTCCCGCTCGCGCGGCCGGACGAACTCGCCCCGGACACGCTCGTGCTGCCGGTGGTGTCCGGGGGGACGCCGCACGCCCTCCTCGAAAAGGCACACGACGCCGCCGAGGCGGAGACCCTCCTGGCGGCGGTGGAAGCCCGCGCCGGCCGGAAGTGCGGTGCCGTCCTGCCGGTCCAGCTCGGCAGCATCAACGTGGCACTCCCACTGGTCGTGGCGGCCGAGCTCGGGCTGCCGTGCCTGGACGCCGACCTGATGCGCCGTACCCTGCCTTCGATCGACCTGACGCTGCCGCGGCTGGCCGGGCACCCCGTGCCGCCCATCACCGTCGTCGGGGGCGCCGGGGTCGTCGCGGAGTTCAGCAGTGGCGCCGGCACCGTGCTCGGCGAACTCGTGCGTGCCGTCATGCCGGCACTGGGCCTCGTCGCCCTGATCAGCGCGTACCGGCTTACTGCCGGGGACTGCACCCGGCTCGGTGTGGCCGGGTCGGTCAGCGAGTGCGGCCGGATCGGCTCGGCACTGGCCGACGTCCGTCCGGCACGCCCGGACGGGCACGAGCCGTACCTGCGGGCCTGTGGTGGACGGCTGGCGTGCACCGGAACGGTCGCCGAGGTCGTGCAGCACTCCGCCGACGGGTGGCCCCGTGGCGTCGTGTCCGTGCAGACGCCAGGGGGCCTGGTCCGGATCGACTTCCAGAACGAGAACCTGGTCCTGAGCCAGGAGGGCACCGTGCTCACCACGGTGCCGGACCTCATCGGCGTGGCCGACGCGGAGACCGGCGATCTGGTGCAGACCGTCGACCTCGCCGTCGGCCAGGACGTGCACGTGATCACCAGTCCGGTCGACGACCGGTGGCACACGCCGGAGGGGCTCGCGATGGTGGGGCCCCACGCGTTCGGTTATGCCGTCGACCCGGTCGGGTTCGACGGCGCGAGTCCCGCGGCGGGCACGCGGTGA